A single Catharus ustulatus isolate bCatUst1 chromosome 7, bCatUst1.pri.v2, whole genome shotgun sequence DNA region contains:
- the ACKR3 gene encoding atypical chemokine receptor 3, which translates to MSALDLTSILDFLETANLTEINWTCNNGECITVDATTCSGTLNKSALLYTLSFFFIFIFVIGLVANSVVVWVNLQAKMTGYETHLYIFNLAIADLCVVITLPVWVVSLIQHNQWHMGEITCKITHLIFCINLYSSIFFLACMSVDRYLSVAYFTNSSSRKKKIIRRCICILVWLLAFSASLPDTYYLKTVSSNNETYCRPVYPEESFKEWFIGMELISVVLGFLIPFPIIAVFYFLLAKSISASSDQERKSNGKIIFSYVVVFLVCWLPYHGAVLLDIFYSLHFIPISCQMENFLYATLHITQCFSLVHCCVNPILYSFINRNYRYELMKAFIFKYSAKTGLTKLIDASRVSEAEYSALEQNAK; encoded by the coding sequence ATGAGCGCGCTTGACTTGACTTCCATCCTGGATTTCCTGGAGACAGCCAACTTGACGGAGATCAACTGGACGTGCAACAATGGCGAGTGCATCACGGTGGATGCAACAACATGCTCCGGCACGCTCAACAAGAGCGCCCTGCTCTACACCCTgtccttcttcttcatcttcatctttgTCATAGGCCTGGTGGCCAACTCGGTGGTGGTGTGGGTCAACCTGCAGGCCAAAATGACCGGCTATGAAACCCACCTGTACATCTTCAACCTGGCCATCGCCGACCTGTGCGTCGTGATCACCCTTCCCGTGTGGGTCGTCTCGCTCATCCAGCACAACCAGTGGCACATGGGGGAAATCACGTGCAAGATAACTCACCTGATATTTTGCATCAACTTGTACAGCAGCATCTTCTTCCTGGCGTGCATGAGCGTGGACCGCTACCTGTCGGTCGCCTACTTCACCAACTCCAGCAGCCGCAAGAAGAAGATCATCCGCCGCTGCATCTGCATCCTGGTGTGGCTCCTGGCCTTCTCCGCCTCCCTCCCGGACACCTACTACCTCAAGACGGTCTCTTCCAACAACGAGACCTACTGCAGGCCCGTGTACCCTGAAGAGAGCTTCAAGGAGTGGTTCATTGGCATGGAGCTCATCTCTGTGGTGCTGGGCTTCCTCATCCCCTTTCCCATCATCGCCgtgttttatttcctgctggCCAAGAGCATCTCTGCCTCTAGCGACCAGGAGCGCAAGAGCAACGGGAAGATCATCTTCTCCTACGTCGTGGTGTTCCTGGTGTGCTGGCTGCCCTACCATGGGGCTGTCCTGCTGGACATCTTCTACAGCCTTCACTTCATCCCCATTAGCTGCCAGATGGAGAACTTCCTCTATGCCACCCTCCACATCACTCAGTGTTTCTCCCTTGTCCACTGCTGTGTCAACCCCATCCTGTACAGCTTCATCAACCGAAACTACAGATATGAGCTCATGAAGGCCTTTATTTTCAAGTACTCTGCCAAAACTGGCCTCACCAAACTCATCGACGCCTCCAGAGTGTCAGAAGCAGAATACTCAGCTCTGGAGCAAAATGCCAAATGA